From Chryseobacterium shandongense, the proteins below share one genomic window:
- a CDS encoding LVIVD repeat-containing protein, whose translation MKITKLLTLVFAFALLFNISCSSDDNVSEEIFYGNGFLLSNEGNFGKPNADITYVSSDLNLKQDNIFSANNGGSNLGDVLQMISFNGDNAYLLLNNSNKIQIVNRSNFKRAGEITAQLNSPRFMAFANNNIYVTNDKYGGDKFVSIYKTSDLSFVKKINFTDTVERIVEAGNNIFVQNASFGFGNKISYITTSNNEVQSTITIPTGNINKMIVNNETVYVIAAGTADSYIYQISNTGSITKTFTLTGVTDATNLEIEKGKFYFTSGLKVYAMDLTATTVPSAPLFTVSNSVDPYSNLYGFSVVNDRIFVSDANGFTQDSKISVYSTNGSLLKTFTAGKGTNGAYWN comes from the coding sequence ATGAAAATAACTAAACTTCTGACCCTTGTTTTTGCTTTTGCATTGTTGTTCAATATTTCTTGTAGCAGTGATGATAATGTAAGTGAGGAAATATTTTACGGTAACGGATTTTTATTGAGTAACGAGGGAAATTTCGGAAAGCCTAATGCGGATATAACGTATGTAAGTTCTGACCTGAATTTGAAACAGGATAATATTTTCTCTGCCAACAACGGAGGCTCTAATCTTGGTGACGTTTTGCAAATGATCAGCTTTAATGGCGATAATGCTTATTTACTGTTAAATAATTCAAATAAAATTCAGATTGTAAACAGATCCAATTTTAAAAGGGCAGGAGAAATTACCGCTCAGTTGAATTCCCCGCGATTCATGGCTTTTGCCAATAATAATATTTATGTAACAAATGACAAATACGGAGGTGATAAATTTGTAAGCATTTATAAAACTTCTGATTTATCTTTCGTAAAGAAAATCAATTTCACAGACACTGTTGAAAGAATTGTTGAAGCCGGAAATAATATTTTCGTGCAGAATGCTTCTTTCGGTTTCGGAAATAAGATTAGTTATATTACGACGTCTAACAATGAAGTACAGTCTACCATCACAATCCCGACCGGAAACATCAACAAAATGATTGTCAACAACGAAACGGTATATGTGATTGCTGCAGGTACTGCAGATTCTTATATTTACCAGATTTCAAACACGGGAAGCATCACCAAAACTTTTACTTTGACAGGAGTTACCGATGCTACGAATCTTGAAATTGAAAAAGGAAAATTTTATTTTACATCCGGACTTAAAGTATATGCGATGGATTTAACAGCTACTACTGTACCTTCTGCTCCATTGTTTACGGTAAGCAATAGTGTTGATCCTTATTCTAATCTATATGGATTCAGCGTTGTAAATGACAGAATTTTTGTTTCGGATGCTAATGGATTTACTCAGGACAGTAAAATCAGCGTATATTCTACAAACGGATCTCTTTTGAAAACTTTTACCGCAGGTAAAGGAACTAACGGAGCATACTGGAACTAA
- a CDS encoding nuclear transport factor 2 family protein, translating into MRKIQIILFLMISQIMFSQVKNTDDLYKTAKKLDSLIFDVGFNTCDLSHYDSIVSDDLEFYHDKGGITSGKAAFIASIRNNICGGPNKVKRELVPGSMKIYPLYNNNVLYAFIQEGEHDFAELYNGKWNKGSRAKFTILWILEDREWKMKRVLSYDHHL; encoded by the coding sequence ATGAGAAAGATTCAGATTATATTGTTCCTGATGATAAGTCAGATTATGTTTTCTCAGGTAAAGAATACTGACGATCTCTATAAAACGGCAAAAAAATTAGACAGTCTGATATTCGATGTAGGATTCAATACATGCGATCTTTCTCATTATGATTCAATCGTCAGCGACGATCTCGAATTTTACCACGATAAAGGCGGAATTACTTCCGGAAAAGCAGCATTTATCGCATCCATCAGGAACAATATCTGCGGCGGACCCAACAAAGTAAAGCGTGAGCTGGTTCCCGGCAGCATGAAAATCTACCCCTTGTACAACAATAATGTATTGTACGCCTTCATTCAGGAAGGAGAACATGATTTTGCTGAATTGTATAATGGAAAATGGAATAAAGGAAGTCGGGCAAAATTCACCATTCTCTGGATTCTGGAAGACAGAGAATGGAAAATGAAAAGGGTGCTAAGCTATGATCATCACCTATAA
- a CDS encoding DUF2752 domain-containing protein, with the protein MKAEDFMLPCPIKKFFGIDCFGCGTQRAIVMVFEGRFAEAFHMFPAVYTVLLFFMVVILNFIDTKRNYSNLLIFLAITNAIIMVISYFYKHLFLNIH; encoded by the coding sequence ATGAAAGCAGAAGACTTCATGCTGCCTTGCCCAATCAAAAAATTCTTTGGTATCGACTGCTTCGGATGCGGTACCCAAAGAGCCATTGTCATGGTTTTTGAAGGAAGGTTTGCCGAAGCTTTTCATATGTTTCCGGCGGTTTATACTGTGCTGCTGTTTTTTATGGTGGTCATCTTAAACTTTATAGATACCAAAAGAAATTACTCAAATCTTTTGATTTTTTTAGCCATTACAAATGCTATTATAATGGTAATTTCATATTTTTATAAACATCTATTTTTAAATATACATTAA
- the gldC gene encoding gliding motility protein GldC, producing the protein MRKTQITIDVELDENHIPENITWNAQDGGIEKEATKATMISVWDDKTMEALRIDLWTKEMPVDQMKMFIHQILVSLGNTYQRATGEEDVAQWMEEMAEEFAVKSAIKM; encoded by the coding sequence ATGAGAAAAACTCAGATTACCATAGATGTAGAACTGGATGAAAACCATATTCCCGAAAATATCACCTGGAATGCGCAGGACGGAGGAATTGAGAAGGAAGCAACAAAAGCAACCATGATTTCAGTATGGGATGATAAAACAATGGAAGCTCTAAGAATTGATCTTTGGACCAAAGAAATGCCGGTAGACCAGATGAAAATGTTTATTCACCAGATTTTAGTTTCTCTAGGAAATACTTACCAGAGAGCAACCGGTGAAGAAGACGTGGCACAATGGATGGAGGAAATGGCGGAGGAGTTTGCTGTAAAATCAGCGATAAAAATGTAA
- a CDS encoding TonB-dependent receptor plug domain-containing protein — protein sequence MDIKKSLILIFSAYGCFLSAQEKVIDTVYIFDNQMNKVKLFHHINTISPKDFEKNATNLSELLRFQSQLYIKENGRGAVSSPSFRGTSAGHTAFVWNGININSAFLGQGDVNNIPLFGYDELEVKAGGGSVQYGSSAIGGSIHLNNNLEFNKGLHTSLFSEAASFGTFNNFLRASFSNEKFSLKVSGNYVISQNDYEVPEKEYINRNGRFYNSSINIGASYKIAPHQTISWQNQIFDGSQHYPIFTENGNKTKYNAQTLRSLISWDVTRNDFSNSLKAAYTEDNFQYFGDIDKPKESGATGKNYIFRNDFNYFITPKLNVNAIGEFQVNKGVGYQSGIGDISRNVGSAAGLLRYFVTSDLRFEAGIKKDFVENISSPFLYSFSGKWHPVKWYQVGASFSRNFKFPTFNDLYWKQGGNPDLVPETSTNLDMDHEFRFGDFRLTLSPYYMDVKNYINWLPTAAGYWAAFNTYSVEIYGIDSQVMYQKNFGNHHFIFNGGYTYSRSTNKLTGLQMMYVPLHKATGNIDYHYRFLNVYVQGLFNGLTYTTTDEKRADAIDPYFVLNTGVSANFLDHYTLGFKVNNITDAVYQTVSYYPLPKRNYSIYININF from the coding sequence ATGGATATAAAAAAATCTTTAATACTGATTTTTTCGGCTTACGGCTGCTTTCTTTCTGCACAGGAGAAAGTTATTGATACTGTATATATCTTTGACAATCAGATGAATAAAGTAAAACTTTTTCATCACATCAATACCATCAGCCCCAAAGATTTCGAAAAAAACGCCACCAATCTTTCCGAACTTTTACGATTCCAGTCTCAGCTTTATATTAAAGAAAATGGGCGTGGTGCCGTTTCGTCACCTTCTTTCAGGGGAACGAGCGCAGGACATACAGCTTTTGTATGGAATGGCATCAATATTAACTCAGCCTTTTTGGGGCAGGGTGATGTGAATAATATTCCACTTTTCGGATACGATGAGCTAGAGGTAAAGGCAGGCGGAGGAAGTGTACAATATGGAAGTTCGGCGATTGGAGGAAGTATTCACCTTAACAATAATCTGGAATTTAATAAAGGATTGCACACCTCCTTATTTTCTGAAGCAGCGTCTTTCGGGACGTTTAACAATTTCCTGAGAGCCTCTTTCAGCAATGAGAAATTCAGCTTGAAGGTTTCAGGGAATTATGTTATCAGCCAGAATGATTATGAAGTCCCGGAGAAGGAGTATATCAACAGAAACGGAAGGTTTTATAATTCATCGATCAACATCGGAGCTTCGTATAAGATTGCCCCACATCAAACGATTTCCTGGCAAAACCAGATTTTTGACGGATCCCAACATTATCCCATCTTTACTGAAAACGGCAATAAAACCAAATACAACGCCCAAACGCTACGAAGCCTTATTTCGTGGGACGTTACAAGAAATGATTTTTCCAACAGCCTGAAAGCGGCTTACACAGAGGATAATTTCCAGTATTTCGGCGATATCGACAAGCCTAAAGAGAGTGGAGCAACGGGAAAAAACTATATTTTCAGAAATGATTTCAATTATTTTATTACTCCTAAACTTAACGTGAATGCCATTGGGGAATTTCAGGTAAATAAAGGCGTGGGCTACCAATCGGGTATCGGTGATATCAGCAGAAATGTTGGCTCAGCAGCCGGTCTTTTACGTTATTTTGTAACATCTGATCTCCGCTTTGAAGCCGGTATTAAAAAAGATTTTGTAGAAAATATATCTTCTCCTTTTTTATATTCTTTTTCAGGAAAATGGCATCCTGTGAAATGGTATCAGGTTGGGGCAAGCTTTTCTAGAAATTTTAAATTTCCCACCTTTAATGATTTATACTGGAAACAGGGAGGAAATCCTGATCTGGTTCCGGAGACTTCAACAAATCTGGACATGGATCATGAATTCAGATTCGGGGATTTCAGGCTGACATTAAGTCCGTATTATATGGATGTTAAAAACTATATCAACTGGCTTCCGACGGCAGCAGGATACTGGGCTGCATTCAATACTTACAGTGTAGAAATTTACGGTATTGATTCGCAAGTTATGTATCAGAAAAATTTCGGAAACCATCATTTTATATTTAATGGCGGATATACGTATTCCAGATCTACCAATAAGCTTACAGGATTGCAGATGATGTATGTTCCGCTTCATAAAGCTACAGGAAATATCGATTATCATTACCGTTTTCTGAATGTTTATGTTCAGGGGCTTTTCAACGGACTAACGTATACCACCACCGATGAAAAAAGAGCGGACGCCATTGATCCTTATTTTGTTTTAAACACTGGAGTTTCCGCAAACTTTTTAGATCATTATACTTTAGGATTTAAGGTAAATAACATTACAGATGCCGTTTATCAGACTGTCTCTTATTATCCTTTGCCTAAAAGAAATTACAGCATTTATATCAATATTAATTTTTAA
- a CDS encoding GNAT family N-acetyltransferase — MIRKATVTDVQQLAELFDQYRIFYHKNSDIPAAEKFLTERIKNNDSEIFVAEYEEKLVGFVQLYPLFSSTRIKRYWLLNDLYVHENQRGKGYSKDLIEEAKRMAKSSDACGILLETGKSNDIGNQLYPACGFEIYDEVNFYEWTNE; from the coding sequence ATGATAAGAAAAGCAACAGTCACAGATGTACAGCAATTGGCTGAGCTGTTTGATCAATACAGAATATTTTACCATAAAAATTCTGATATTCCCGCAGCAGAAAAATTTTTAACGGAAAGAATCAAGAATAATGATTCTGAAATTTTTGTCGCTGAATATGAGGAAAAGCTAGTAGGTTTTGTACAGCTTTATCCGCTATTTTCCTCTACAAGAATAAAACGTTATTGGCTGCTGAATGATTTATATGTTCATGAAAATCAACGTGGAAAAGGATATTCAAAAGATCTGATTGAAGAAGCTAAGCGCATGGCGAAATCTTCCGATGCCTGTGGAATTCTCCTGGAAACCGGAAAATCCAACGACATTGGAAATCAATTATATCCCGCTTGCGGATTTGAAATCTATGATGAAGTCAATTTCTACGAATGGACGAATGAATAA
- a CDS encoding DinB family protein: MTDFQKYVQRYLDLIPSDDWLEELKKTGVKTIELYAQLSEEQSLFAYAEGKWTLKELLLHLSDTERVFQYRILAFLRGDQNELPGFDEELYATQSFANERSLSSLLEEYQLIRKSSQVLLESAHSSALQNVGTANGNQISAETVGKLIVGHNVHHLNIIRERYLPGL; the protein is encoded by the coding sequence ATGACTGATTTCCAAAAATACGTACAAAGATATCTGGATTTAATTCCATCCGATGATTGGTTGGAAGAACTGAAAAAAACAGGTGTGAAAACCATTGAACTCTATGCTCAGCTTTCCGAAGAACAATCGCTGTTCGCTTATGCAGAAGGAAAATGGACCTTGAAAGAACTGCTTTTGCATTTATCAGATACTGAAAGAGTTTTTCAATATAGAATTCTGGCATTTTTAAGGGGCGATCAGAATGAACTTCCCGGTTTCGATGAAGAACTATATGCCACTCAGTCTTTTGCCAATGAAAGAAGCTTAAGTTCCCTGCTGGAAGAATATCAGCTCATCAGGAAGTCTTCTCAGGTTCTATTGGAAAGTGCACATTCTTCAGCCTTACAAAATGTTGGTACTGCAAACGGAAATCAGATTTCTGCTGAAACCGTAGGGAAATTGATTGTTGGACATAATGTGCATCATCTCAATATTATAAGGGAAAGATATTTGCCAGGGTTATAA
- a CDS encoding cytidine deaminase, producing the protein MKKETQIGYEYFKNSSELNDIEKELFERAKEARENAYAPYSNFLVGCSVLLENGAIYSGNNQENAAFPSGLCAERTTLFWVAANFPKVKIKKIFIVGGHREFPEKNPPIPPCGACRQSLIEFETKQNENIDLYFSSMSEEVVKVQSIKDLLPFYFDGTFL; encoded by the coding sequence ATGAAAAAAGAAACTCAGATCGGTTACGAATATTTTAAGAATAGCAGTGAGCTGAACGATATAGAAAAAGAATTGTTTGAAAGAGCAAAAGAAGCACGTGAAAATGCATATGCCCCTTATTCCAACTTTCTGGTAGGCTGTTCCGTGCTGCTGGAAAACGGAGCCATATATTCCGGGAACAACCAGGAGAATGCAGCATTTCCGTCGGGACTTTGTGCGGAAAGAACAACCTTATTCTGGGTTGCCGCTAATTTTCCTAAAGTTAAGATTAAAAAAATATTTATAGTGGGAGGCCACCGGGAATTTCCTGAGAAAAACCCGCCTATTCCCCCATGTGGAGCCTGCAGGCAAAGCTTAATAGAGTTTGAAACCAAGCAGAATGAAAATATTGATCTTTATTTTTCGAGCATGAGTGAGGAAGTGGTAAAGGTGCAGTCGATAAAGGATTTGCTGCCGTTTTATTTTGACGGGACGTTTTTGTAG
- a CDS encoding cystathionine gamma-synthase yields the protein MNFNTKVIHGGQHHESATGSVNVPVFLTSTFAQKSPGVHSGYEYSRAANPTRQALEDSLASIENGARGLAFGSGLAAIDCVLKLLNPGDEVIAVDDLYGGTYRMFTRLFEKYQLKFTFVNFDDASKIADVVTDKTKLIWVETPTNPLMKLVDIKAVVEIAKGKDILVAVDNTFATPYLQRPIDLGADIVMHSATKYLGGHSDVIAGALIAKDAELGEKLHFIQFASGGILGPHDSYLVLRGIKTLALRVQRHSENGMAVAKYLESHPAVDKVIYPGLESHPQYDLAKSQMKDFGGMVSFTFKSGKKEDAIKFLEKVKVFTLAESLGGVESLANHPALMTHASIPAEKRAELGITDDLVRLSVGIEDAEDLIADLERAFS from the coding sequence ATGAATTTCAATACAAAAGTAATACACGGTGGACAACACCACGAATCAGCAACAGGTTCTGTAAACGTTCCTGTATTTTTGACATCAACATTCGCACAGAAAAGTCCGGGTGTGCATTCCGGATACGAATATTCAAGAGCGGCCAATCCTACAAGACAGGCTTTGGAAGATTCTCTGGCAAGCATTGAAAATGGGGCAAGAGGACTGGCTTTCGGGTCAGGTTTAGCGGCCATCGATTGTGTTTTAAAATTATTAAATCCGGGAGATGAAGTTATTGCAGTAGACGATTTGTATGGAGGGACCTACAGAATGTTTACCAGGCTTTTCGAAAAATATCAGCTGAAATTTACTTTCGTGAATTTTGACGATGCTTCAAAGATTGCCGATGTTGTTACCGATAAAACGAAGCTGATCTGGGTAGAAACGCCAACCAATCCTTTAATGAAGCTGGTTGACATCAAGGCAGTGGTAGAAATAGCAAAAGGAAAAGATATCCTGGTGGCGGTTGATAATACCTTTGCGACACCTTATCTTCAGCGACCTATCGATCTAGGAGCGGATATTGTGATGCACTCAGCAACAAAATATTTAGGTGGTCATTCAGATGTTATCGCAGGTGCTCTGATAGCAAAAGATGCGGAATTAGGAGAAAAACTTCATTTCATCCAGTTTGCAAGCGGCGGAATTTTAGGGCCTCATGATTCTTATCTTGTATTAAGAGGAATTAAAACATTGGCATTAAGAGTTCAGAGACATTCTGAAAACGGCATGGCTGTAGCAAAATATTTAGAATCTCATCCTGCGGTGGATAAAGTGATCTATCCGGGACTGGAATCTCACCCTCAATATGATCTTGCTAAATCTCAGATGAAAGATTTCGGAGGAATGGTTTCTTTCACCTTCAAATCCGGAAAAAAAGAAGATGCCATTAAATTTTTAGAAAAAGTAAAAGTATTCACCTTAGCTGAATCATTGGGTGGAGTAGAATCTCTGGCCAATCATCCAGCTTTGATGACCCATGCTTCCATCCCCGCAGAAAAACGTGCTGAATTAGGAATTACAGATGATCTGGTACGTCTGAGCGTTGGAATCGAGGATGCGGAAGACCTTATTGCGGATCTGGAAAGAGCTTTTTCGTAG
- a CDS encoding CCA tRNA nucleotidyltransferase gives MFINLNQNKNLKLFKIISEVAEKNGQSVYIVGGYVRDLLMKRKASTDIDFVTEQSGIELARNVGKEIDPKMKVSVFKTYGTAMIKYKDLELEFVGARKESYTEDSRKPEVEGGTIEDDQKRRDFTINAMAISLNQDNFGELIDPFNGIDDLEKGILRTPLKPAQTYSDDPLRMMRAIRFASTLQFRIEEKSLEAIKQEAERIKIVSMERIMVEFNKIMLSQKPSVGLRLMEETGLMKLIIPELIDLKGIEEIEGQTHKDNFYHTLEVVDNISENTDNLWLRWAALLHDIGKAPTKKFVEGTGWTFHGHEFLGSKMVKTLFQRLKLPLGPDMKYVQKMVKLSSRPIALITDDASDSALRRLLFDAGEDMEDLFTLCKADITTKNSKKQEKFKKNFEYVAVKIKEVEEKDQVRNFQPPISGEEIMAMFNLKPGREIGILKEKVKEAILEGEIGNDSEEAKQFVIAEGEKLGLTLA, from the coding sequence ATGTTCATCAACCTAAATCAAAATAAAAACCTTAAACTTTTTAAAATAATTTCTGAAGTCGCAGAAAAAAACGGACAGTCGGTATACATTGTAGGCGGCTATGTTCGCGATTTGCTGATGAAAAGAAAAGCTTCCACTGATATTGATTTTGTGACTGAACAGAGCGGCATCGAGCTGGCCCGGAATGTAGGAAAGGAAATAGACCCTAAAATGAAGGTTTCTGTTTTCAAAACGTACGGAACAGCTATGATAAAATATAAAGACCTTGAGCTTGAATTTGTAGGTGCCAGAAAAGAAAGTTATACGGAAGACAGCCGAAAACCTGAAGTGGAAGGCGGTACCATAGAAGACGATCAAAAGAGACGGGACTTTACCATCAATGCAATGGCTATTTCTTTAAATCAGGATAATTTTGGTGAATTAATCGATCCTTTCAACGGGATTGACGACCTGGAAAAAGGCATTCTGCGAACGCCTTTAAAACCGGCTCAAACCTATTCGGATGATCCGTTGCGTATGATGAGAGCCATTCGTTTTGCTTCTACTTTACAATTCAGGATAGAAGAAAAATCCCTGGAAGCAATCAAACAGGAAGCGGAACGTATCAAAATCGTTTCCATGGAAAGAATTATGGTAGAATTCAACAAAATCATGCTTTCCCAAAAACCTTCTGTCGGTCTCAGACTGATGGAAGAAACAGGCTTAATGAAACTGATTATTCCCGAACTAATCGACCTGAAAGGAATAGAAGAAATAGAAGGGCAGACCCACAAGGACAACTTTTACCATACCTTAGAAGTCGTAGACAATATTTCAGAGAATACTGACAATCTTTGGCTGCGGTGGGCTGCATTGCTTCACGATATCGGAAAAGCGCCAACCAAAAAATTTGTGGAAGGAACAGGATGGACCTTTCACGGGCACGAGTTTTTAGGGTCAAAAATGGTGAAAACATTATTCCAGAGATTGAAGTTGCCTTTAGGTCCGGACATGAAATATGTTCAGAAAATGGTGAAGCTTTCTTCCCGTCCTATTGCATTGATTACAGACGATGCTTCGGATTCCGCATTACGAAGATTGCTGTTCGATGCAGGAGAAGATATGGAAGATCTTTTCACCCTTTGTAAGGCAGATATTACCACTAAAAACTCCAAAAAGCAGGAGAAATTCAAGAAGAATTTTGAATATGTGGCAGTAAAAATCAAAGAAGTGGAAGAAAAAGATCAGGTAAGAAACTTTCAGCCGCCCATTTCAGGAGAAGAAATTATGGCAATGTTTAATTTAAAACCAGGCCGCGAGATCGGAATTTTAAAAGAAAAAGTGAAAGAAGCGATCCTGGAAGGTGAAATTGGAAATGATAGTGAAGAAGCAAAACAATTCGTTATTGCAGAAGGAGAAAAACTGGGCTTAACACTTGCTTAA
- a CDS encoding GIY-YIG nuclease family protein encodes MKPGFVYIMTNKNNTVLYTGVTSNLPKKVYEHKGKFFELSFTSKYNVNKLIYWESFQEIGDAFFREKQIKAGSRKKKIDLINSINPEWRDLAEDIKEIMNPY; translated from the coding sequence ATGAAACCGGGCTTTGTTTATATTATGACCAATAAAAATAATACAGTTCTTTATACTGGTGTAACATCAAATTTGCCCAAAAAAGTTTATGAACATAAAGGGAAATTTTTTGAATTAAGTTTTACATCAAAATATAATGTAAATAAACTTATTTATTGGGAATCTTTTCAGGAAATCGGAGATGCATTTTTTAGAGAAAAACAAATTAAAGCAGGTTCAAGAAAGAAAAAAATAGATTTAATAAACTCAATTAATCCTGAGTGGAGAGATTTAGCAGAAGATATTAAGGAAATTATGAATCCTTATTGA
- a CDS encoding L-threonylcarbamoyladenylate synthase — MENIIQILKSGGTILYPTDTIWGIGCDATNIEAVNKIFDIKKREKNKSMIILVESEKRLQDLVDVPEMAWEIIDLSEKPVTIVYENPRGLPKELLAEDGSIGIRLVKNDFCKRLITKLNKPLVSTSANFSGDKSPLKFSDISPEIIDLVDYAVEEDREKVSQYSGSSVIKIWSDNRIKVLRE, encoded by the coding sequence ATGGAAAACATCATACAAATACTAAAATCCGGCGGTACCATTTTATATCCCACCGATACCATCTGGGGAATCGGTTGTGACGCTACCAATATAGAAGCAGTCAACAAAATTTTTGACATTAAAAAACGTGAGAAAAATAAATCCATGATTATTTTGGTTGAATCTGAAAAAAGACTGCAGGATTTGGTAGATGTTCCCGAAATGGCCTGGGAAATCATCGATTTAAGCGAAAAACCGGTGACCATTGTTTATGAAAATCCAAGAGGTTTGCCTAAAGAATTGTTGGCGGAGGATGGTAGCATCGGGATTCGTCTGGTAAAAAATGATTTCTGTAAAAGACTCATCACCAAACTCAATAAGCCATTGGTTTCCACTTCTGCAAATTTCAGTGGTGACAAAAGCCCTTTGAAATTCTCGGACATTTCCCCGGAAATTATTGATCTGGTAGATTACGCGGTAGAAGAAGACAGGGAAAAAGTGTCTCAGTATTCCGGCTCTTCAGTCATTAAAATCTGGAGTGATAACAGAATAAAAGTACTTCGCGAATAA
- the namA gene encoding NADPH dehydrogenase NamA, with amino-acid sequence MLYTPITFRNVELKNRWVMSPMCMYSSEDGLPNDFHFVHYGSRAQGGAGLLMVEATGVEPRGRITNHCMGIWNDEQAKQLQKIVAFVHKHSESKIGIQLSHSGRKGSTWNNTQIPVQEGWETIAPSSIPYHPTERIPHMLMVEEIKEQVQNFKNAARRAVDAGFDVIEIHAAHGYLIHQFLSPLSNIRTDEYGGSFENRIRFLIEIVDAVNEELNENVALFVRISGTEYAENGWEIEDSVELAKVLKNHSVDLVDVSSGGNIHGVKIPLFDGYQVPLASQVKNEAGVKTGAVGLIKKVSHAEEILQKGDADLIFIAREILRNPYIAVQGSFEMNEECFFPHQYLRAKISS; translated from the coding sequence ATGTTATATACTCCAATTACATTCCGAAATGTTGAACTGAAAAACCGATGGGTGATGTCGCCGATGTGTATGTATTCTAGTGAAGATGGCCTTCCGAATGACTTCCATTTTGTTCACTATGGAAGCCGGGCACAGGGTGGAGCAGGCCTTCTTATGGTAGAAGCAACCGGTGTGGAACCCCGCGGAAGAATTACCAATCACTGTATGGGAATATGGAACGACGAGCAGGCAAAACAGCTTCAGAAAATTGTAGCGTTTGTTCACAAACATTCAGAAAGTAAAATCGGAATTCAGCTTTCACATTCCGGAAGAAAAGGATCGACCTGGAATAACACTCAGATTCCCGTTCAAGAAGGATGGGAAACCATTGCTCCAAGCTCTATTCCTTACCACCCTACAGAAAGAATTCCTCATATGTTAATGGTTGAAGAAATTAAGGAACAGGTACAAAATTTCAAAAATGCTGCAAGAAGAGCCGTAGATGCAGGTTTTGATGTGATTGAAATTCATGCTGCCCACGGTTATCTGATCCACCAGTTTTTATCGCCTCTTTCTAATATCAGAACCGACGAATATGGAGGAAGCTTTGAAAACAGAATACGCTTTTTAATTGAAATTGTTGATGCCGTAAACGAAGAGCTGAATGAAAATGTTGCACTGTTTGTAAGAATTTCAGGAACAGAATATGCAGAAAACGGCTGGGAAATTGAAGACAGTGTCGAGCTTGCTAAAGTGTTGAAAAATCACTCTGTTGATCTTGTGGATGTTTCCAGCGGGGGGAATATTCATGGTGTGAAAATTCCTCTTTTTGATGGATACCAGGTTCCATTAGCTTCACAGGTAAAAAATGAAGCAGGTGTAAAAACAGGAGCGGTGGGGCTGATTAAAAAGGTTTCGCATGCAGAAGAAATTCTTCAGAAAGGAGATGCCGATCTTATTTTTATTGCAAGGGAAATCTTGAGAAACCCTTATATTGCGGTTCAGGGATCATTTGAAATGAATGAAGAATGCTTTTTCCCGCATCAATATCTGAGAGCAAAAATATCTTCTTAA